The proteins below are encoded in one region of Berryella intestinalis:
- the dut gene encoding dUTP diphosphatase has product MGIELKIKKLDPSIELPAYAYPGDAGLDLRSAEDAVLKPFERKLIGTGLAVAIPEGYAGFVLPRSGLAAKHGISIVNAPGLVDSGYRGELKVALLNIDAENEFRIERGDRIAQLTILATPVVTLAPCEELPSSERGLGGFGSSGV; this is encoded by the coding sequence ATGGGTATCGAATTGAAAATCAAAAAGCTCGACCCTTCGATCGAGCTCCCTGCGTATGCCTATCCGGGTGATGCGGGGCTGGATCTGCGATCGGCAGAGGACGCTGTTCTGAAGCCGTTCGAGCGCAAGCTTATAGGGACTGGGTTGGCGGTCGCCATTCCCGAGGGGTATGCGGGCTTCGTTCTGCCTCGAAGCGGTTTGGCCGCCAAGCACGGCATTTCCATCGTGAACGCTCCCGGGCTCGTCGACAGCGGGTATCGCGGAGAGCTGAAAGTCGCGCTGTTGAACATCGATGCCGAAAACGAGTTCAGGATCGAGCGCGGCGACCGCATCGCTCAGCTCACCATCTTGGCCACACCGGTTGTCACTTTGGCGCCTTGCGAAGAACTGCCTTCCTCCGAACGCGGTCTTGGCGGGTTCGGAAGCAGCGGGGTTTAG
- the lexA gene encoding transcriptional repressor LexA — protein MPEKLTKKQRAVLECIEACIREKGYGPTVREICTALDLSSPSTVHVHLGALEQKGYIERDPLKSRSITLTHPDEEQLVEPTNIIAPRFGNAVEIPLVGNVAAGEPIFAEENITDTMTLPTEIVGDAPSFMLSVRGESMIEAGINDGDYVVVKEQKVANNGEIVVALIEDGATVKRFYRERDHIRLQPENSSMEPIITRDCTIVGKVVAVFRRI, from the coding sequence ATGCCTGAGAAGCTTACGAAGAAGCAGCGCGCGGTGCTCGAATGCATCGAAGCGTGCATCCGCGAAAAGGGCTACGGCCCCACAGTGCGCGAGATCTGCACCGCACTCGACCTGTCCTCCCCTTCCACGGTCCACGTCCATCTCGGAGCGCTCGAACAGAAGGGCTACATCGAGCGCGATCCTTTGAAATCCCGCTCGATAACGCTCACGCACCCCGACGAAGAACAGCTCGTCGAGCCGACCAACATCATCGCACCCCGGTTCGGCAATGCGGTGGAAATCCCCCTCGTGGGAAACGTGGCTGCCGGCGAACCGATCTTCGCAGAGGAAAACATAACGGACACAATGACGCTTCCCACCGAAATAGTCGGAGACGCCCCGTCGTTCATGCTCTCGGTGCGAGGGGAATCGATGATCGAAGCCGGGATCAACGACGGCGATTACGTCGTCGTCAAAGAGCAGAAGGTCGCCAACAACGGCGAGATCGTCGTAGCGCTCATCGAAGACGGCGCGACCGTGAAGCGTTTCTACCGCGAACGCGACCACATTCGCCTTCAGCCCGAAAACTCATCCATGGAGCCCATCATCACCCGGGACTGCACGATCGTGGGCAAAGTGGTCGCGGTTTTCAGAAGAATATAG
- the nrdR gene encoding transcriptional regulator NrdR, giving the protein MRCSACGNLESKVVDSRPSDDGTSVRRRRECLKCGNRFTTYERLIDTSFMVIKSDGSSEAYDRDKLMRGLLIACAKRPISPEQIESLVDDIESSLRSESKTDVYSKDLGSMIMSRLVKLDDVAYVRFASVYKHFNSVEEFAEALEELNR; this is encoded by the coding sequence ATGCGCTGTTCAGCATGTGGAAATCTTGAATCGAAGGTCGTGGATTCCCGTCCTTCGGACGACGGGACCTCGGTCCGCCGTCGGCGCGAGTGCCTTAAATGCGGGAATCGTTTCACAACGTACGAGCGCCTCATCGACACATCGTTCATGGTTATCAAATCCGACGGGTCGTCTGAGGCGTACGATCGCGACAAGCTGATGCGGGGCCTGCTGATCGCCTGCGCTAAGCGCCCGATCTCGCCCGAGCAGATCGAAAGCCTGGTCGATGATATCGAGTCGTCTTTGCGCTCCGAATCGAAGACCGACGTGTACTCCAAGGATCTCGGTTCGATGATCATGAGCCGCCTCGTGAAGCTCGATGACGTCGCTTACGTTCGTTTTGCCAGTGTGTACAAGCATTTCAATAGCGTCGAGGAGTTCGCCGAAGCGCTTGAGGAGTTGAACAGATAA